DNA sequence from the Janibacter sp. CX7 genome:
CATCATCATCAACGCCGACAAGATCGCGCTGACCGGCGCCAAGGCCGAGCAGAAGCGCGCCTACCGTCACTCGGGTCACCCGGGCGGTCTGTCCTCGATGAACTACACCGAGATGCTGGAGAAGCACCCGACGCGCGCCGTCGAGAAGGCCGTGCGCGGCATGCTGCCCCGCAACAGCCTCGGCCGCCAGCAGCTGAGCAAGCTCAAGGTCTACGCCGGTGCCGAGCACCCGCACGCCGCTCAGCAGCCCACCCCCTACACGATCTCCCAGGTCGCGCAGTAAGCGCCGCCCACAAGGAACTGAGGAACCACTGTGGCTGACACCACCGACAACACCGAGGTGCTCGAGGGCGACGAGCCCGAGCTGAGCTCCTACACCTCCGAGTCCGAGGGCCCCGTCGGCACCGACGAGCCCGTGCGCCGCCCCTCCGCGTCGGCCCCCGGCTCGGCCACCGGCCGCCGCAAGCAGGCCATCGCCCGCGTCCGGATCGTCCCGGGCACCGGCGAGTGGAAGGTCAACGGGCGTGCGCTCGAGGACTACTTCCCGAACAAGGTCCACCAGCAGATCGTCAACGAGCCGCTCGTCGCGCTCGAGCTCGACGGCGCCTACGACGTGCTCGTGCGCGTCCACGGCGGTGGCCCCTCCGGCCAGGCCGGTGCCGTCCGTCTCGGCGTCGCCCGCTCGCTCAACGGCGTCGACCCCGAGCTCAACCGCGCCACCCTCAAGAAGGCCGGCTACCTCACCCGTGACGCCCGCGTCCCGGAGCGCAAGAAGGCCGGTCTCAAGAAGGCCCGCAAGGCGCCGCAGTACAGCAAGCGCTGATCCACGGATCGACGCTGGTCTTCGAGACCACGAAGGGCGGTGCTCACCTCACGGTGGGCACCGCCCTTCGTCATACCCGCTCCGGTCGTCGAGGTGCGAGGAACGAGCCTCGAGACGCCCCGGCTAGACCGTCAGCGGTCGCCCGGCGCGCATCTCCGCCACGAGCGAGCGGGTGACCTCGACGAGGTCGCCGCCGTGGGCGTCGGCCGCGGCCAGCTGGCGCTGGTAGCTCGCGCCGCAGCGGATGATCTCCTCGACGCCGGCGAGCTCGGCCTCGCAGCCCAGGCGGCGGGCGATCGGGGAGAGCCGCTCGAGCAGGTCGTGCAGCTCGTCGGTGACGAGCCGCTCGCGGTTGCGCGAGTCGAGGATGATGATCGCGTCCATGCCGTAGCGCGCGGTGCGCCACTTGTTCTCCTGCACGTGCCACGGCGGCAGCGTCGGGATCGTGCCGCCGTCGGTGAGCCGGTCGTCGAGGTGGACGAGCAGACACTGCGTCAGGGCGGTGAGGGCCGCGATCTCGTGCAGGGTCGGCACCCCGTCGCACACCCGCACCTCGAGCGTGCCCAGGTGCGGGGCCGGGCGCAGGTCCCAGCGCACCTCCTTGAGCTCGTCGATGACGCCGGTGACGAGCAGGTCGTCGACATAGCGCTCGTACTCGGCCCAGGTGTCGAACTGGAAGGGCAGCCCGGCCGTCGGCAGCTGCTGGAAGAGCAGCGCGCGGTTGCTCGCGTAGTCGGTCGGCACCCCGCCCCACCAGGGGGAGGAGGCGGACAGCGCCTGCAGGTGCGGGGCATAGGTGAGCATGCCGCCGAGCAGCGGCAGGACCTTGTCGCGGTGGGTGACGCCGACGTGGGTGTGCACGCCGTAGATGACCATCTGCCGGCCCCACCAGCGGGTGCGGTCGATGAGCGTGGCATAGCGCTCCCCTTCGCTCACCTGCTGCGACTCCCAGCGGGCGAAGGGGTGGGTGCCGGCGCTGATGAGCTCCAGCCCGAGCCCGTCGGTCACCCCGCGCAACCTCGCGAGGCTGTCGGAGAGGTCGGCGACGACCTCGGGGACGTCGTGGCAGATGCCGGTGACGAGCTCGACGGTGTTGGTGAGCAGCTCGCGGTGCACCTTGGGCGCGAGGCCGTCCTCGGCGGCGAGCGGCTCGACGACGCTGTCGGCGAGCGGGACGAGGTCGAGGGTCTCCCGGTCGACGAGGGCGATCTCCCACTCGACCCCGAGGGTGGGGCCGTCTGACGGGGTGAACTCGATCATGAGGGCCTCTCGACGTCGCACCTACGGTCTCCCAGCCTAACCAGCGGGTATCGTCGCACGAGCCCGTCTCTCGTGTGTCATGCGACGGGCCCCCCACGGAAGGTTCAGCACGCACATGTCCCGACTCTTCGGCACCGACGGTGTTCGCGGCCTCGCCAACGGCGAGGTCATCACCGCAGACCTCGCCCTCTCGCTCGCCCAGGCCGCCGCCCGCGTCCTGCGTGACCCCGAGGGCCTGCAGGGCCACCGCCCCGTGGCGGTCGTCGGCCGCGACCCGCGCGCCTCGGGCGAGTTCCTCTCCGCCGCGGTCGTCGCCGGGCTCGCGAGCAGCGGCATCGACGTCCTCGACGCGGGTGTGGTGCCGACGCCGGCCGTCGCCTTCCTCACCGCCGAGGTGCACGCCGACTTCGGCGTCATGCTCTCGGCATCGCACAACGCCATGCCGGACAACGGCATCAAGTTCTTCGCGAAGGGGGGCCACAAGCTCCCCGACGCCGTCGAGGACGCCATCGAGGCGGCTCTCGACGACACCCCCGACCGGCCCACCGGCATCGACGTCGGTCGGGTCACCCCGATGGAGGACGCCGGCGCCCGCTACGTGCGGCACCTGCTCGACGCGGTCGAGCAGCGCCTCGACGGCCTGACGATCGTCCTCGACTGCGCCCACGGCGCGGCGAGCCAGGTCTCGCCCGAGGCCTTCCGCCTCGCCGGCGCCGAGGTGCACGTCATCGGTGCCCGCCCCGACGGGCTCAACATCAACGACGGCGTCGGCTCGACGCACATCGAGGGCCTGCGCGCCGCGGTCGTCGAGCACGACGCCGACCTCGGCATCGCGCACGACGGCGACGCCGACCGTTGCCTGGCCGTCGACGCCACGGGCAACGAGGTGGACGGCGACCAGATCATGGCGATCCTCGCGCTGGCGCTCAAGGAGCACGGCGAGCTCGCGCAGGACACCCTCGTCGCGACGGTCATGAGCAACCTCGGTCTCATCCGGGCGATGGAGGCCGCCGGCATCCACGTCGTGCAGGCCGGCGTCGGCGATCGCTACGTCCTCGAGGAGATGCGCAAGGGCGGCTACTCCCTCGGTGGCGAGCAGTCCGGCCACGTCATCCTCCAGGAGCACGCGACGACCGGAGACGGGGTCCTCACCGGCCTCATGCTCGCGGCGCGGGTCGCCGAGACCGGCCGCTCGATGGCCGAGCTCGCCGGTGCGATGACCCGGATGCCGCAGGTGCTCATCAACGTCAAGGGCGTCGACAAGCACCGCGTCGACGGCGACGAGGGCGTGCGGGCCGCGGTCGCCGAGACCGAGGCCGCGCTCGCCGACGAGGGCCGCGTCCTGCTGCGCAAGTCCGGCACCGAGCCGGTCGTGCGCGTCATGGTCGAGGCCGCCACCCACGAGCGGGCCCAGGAGTCCGCCGAGCGCCTGTCCGTCGTCGTCAAGGAGCGCCTGGCCCTCTGACGCCGCCCCCTAACTCCGCAAAACCCTAGGGTCCTGCAGGTCCAACCCTGCAAAACCCGAGGGTTTTGCAGGGTCAGACGGCGGGGGAGTCGAAGAAGGTCCGGCGGGTCAGGGCCCGGCCGGTCTCGTCGAGCACCCAGAAGTCGGCGAAGCCGACGCTCGCGGCGCTGCCGTCCTTGAGCGTGCCGACGAAGCGACCGTGGACGGCGACGCGACGCCCCTGCGTGACGACCTCGTCGAGCTCGTGCCGGCCGTCGGCGATGACCCGCTCGCCGGCGTAGAAGTCGGTCAGGGTCGCGTGCCCGACCATCGGCGGGTAGCCCGGCCGGTGGTAGACGGCCTCCGCCGCGAAGCACCCCACGACACCGGGCACGTCACCCGCGTCGACGAGTGCGTAGTAGCGCCGCACCGCCTCCTGCGGGTCGCGCGGCACCTCGGTGCCCGGCTCCGTGCCCGCGCCGCCGATCATCGCGGCACCGTGCGCCCGAGCGCGGCGTCCGCACGGCGCAGCGCGGCCTCGAGGGGCGTGATGCCCTCCGCCTCGGCGGTCTCGAGCAGGCCGGTGACCCGCTCGCCGATCCGGTCGATCGCGGCGAGCGTCTCGTGGTCGGACCAGCCGGCGACACCGCCGTGGACCTGGATGACGCCGCCGGCGTTGGCGACGAAGTCGGGGACGAAGGTGATGCCCGCCGCCTGCAGCGCCTCGGCGCAGTCGGGGGTGTCGAGGGTGTCGTTGGCCGCGCCGGCGATGATGCGCGCGGGGATCCGGTCGATCGCCTCGCGGGTGACGACCCGGGCGATGGCGCACGGGGCGAAGACGTCGGCCTCGGCGAAGGGGGCATCCTGCGTCGGCACCGTGTCGCCGCCGAGCTCGGTGGCGAGGGCGCTCGCGCGGGCGGTGTCGATGTCGGCGACGGTGACGCGGGCGCCGTCACGGTGCGCGAGGCGGGCGACCTCCTCGCCGACGCTGCCGACGCCCTGGACGACGACGCGCAGACCGGACAGACCCCCTTCGCCGTGGTGGTGGACCGCCGCGGCCCGCATCGCCGCGTAGACGCCGCGGGCGGTGAAGGGGGAGGGGCTCACCTCGTCGCAGAAGGCGCGGGCGTGGCCGTCGTCGCGGATCGTCTGCATGTCCTCCAGCAGGGTGCCCATGTCGACGCCGGGCACGTAGAAGCCGGCGGTGCGGGCGATCATCTCGCCGAAGCGGGCGAAGAGCGCCCGGCGCTCGGGAGAGCCGGGGGCAGCGGGCTCGCCGTCGAGCACGACGACGGACTTGGCGCCGCCGTAGGGCAGCTCGGCGAGTGCGTGCTTGAGGGTCATTGCGGCGGCGAGGCGC
Encoded proteins:
- a CDS encoding nuclear transport factor 2 family protein, encoding MIGGAGTEPGTEVPRDPQEAVRRYYALVDAGDVPGVVGCFAAEAVYHRPGYPPMVGHATLTDFYAGERVIADGRHELDEVVTQGRRVAVHGRFVGTLKDGSAASVGFADFWVLDETGRALTRRTFFDSPAV
- a CDS encoding Glu/Leu/Phe/Val dehydrogenase dimerization domain-containing protein; protein product: MTTVTEPTPTSDAVAAPWASEQMITCHDDRVGLRAVIAIDDTTLGPGFGGVRYRAYPSTEAAAREAQRLAAAMTLKHALAELPYGGAKSVVVLDGEPAAPGSPERRALFARFGEMIARTAGFYVPGVDMGTLLEDMQTIRDDGHARAFCDEVSPSPFTARGVYAAMRAAAVHHHGEGGLSGLRVVVQGVGSVGEEVARLAHRDGARVTVADIDTARASALATELGGDTVPTQDAPFAEADVFAPCAIARVVTREAIDRIPARIIAGAANDTLDTPDCAEALQAAGITFVPDFVANAGGVIQVHGGVAGWSDHETLAAIDRIGERVTGLLETAEAEGITPLEAALRRADAALGRTVPR
- the rpsI gene encoding 30S ribosomal protein S9, translating into MADTTDNTEVLEGDEPELSSYTSESEGPVGTDEPVRRPSASAPGSATGRRKQAIARVRIVPGTGEWKVNGRALEDYFPNKVHQQIVNEPLVALELDGAYDVLVRVHGGGPSGQAGAVRLGVARSLNGVDPELNRATLKKAGYLTRDARVPERKKAGLKKARKAPQYSKR
- the glmM gene encoding phosphoglucosamine mutase: MSRLFGTDGVRGLANGEVITADLALSLAQAAARVLRDPEGLQGHRPVAVVGRDPRASGEFLSAAVVAGLASSGIDVLDAGVVPTPAVAFLTAEVHADFGVMLSASHNAMPDNGIKFFAKGGHKLPDAVEDAIEAALDDTPDRPTGIDVGRVTPMEDAGARYVRHLLDAVEQRLDGLTIVLDCAHGAASQVSPEAFRLAGAEVHVIGARPDGLNINDGVGSTHIEGLRAAVVEHDADLGIAHDGDADRCLAVDATGNEVDGDQIMAILALALKEHGELAQDTLVATVMSNLGLIRAMEAAGIHVVQAGVGDRYVLEEMRKGGYSLGGEQSGHVILQEHATTGDGVLTGLMLAARVAETGRSMAELAGAMTRMPQVLINVKGVDKHRVDGDEGVRAAVAETEAALADEGRVLLRKSGTEPVVRVMVEAATHERAQESAERLSVVVKERLAL
- a CDS encoding glutamate--cysteine ligase, whose amino-acid sequence is MIEFTPSDGPTLGVEWEIALVDRETLDLVPLADSVVEPLAAEDGLAPKVHRELLTNTVELVTGICHDVPEVVADLSDSLARLRGVTDGLGLELISAGTHPFARWESQQVSEGERYATLIDRTRWWGRQMVIYGVHTHVGVTHRDKVLPLLGGMLTYAPHLQALSASSPWWGGVPTDYASNRALLFQQLPTAGLPFQFDTWAEYERYVDDLLVTGVIDELKEVRWDLRPAPHLGTLEVRVCDGVPTLHEIAALTALTQCLLVHLDDRLTDGGTIPTLPPWHVQENKWRTARYGMDAIIILDSRNRERLVTDELHDLLERLSPIARRLGCEAELAGVEEIIRCGASYQRQLAAADAHGGDLVEVTRSLVAEMRAGRPLTV
- the rplM gene encoding 50S ribosomal protein L13, yielding MRTYTPKGGEITRQWHVIDATDVVLGRLASQAATLLRGKHKTTFAPHVDTGDFVIIINADKIALTGAKAEQKRAYRHSGHPGGLSSMNYTEMLEKHPTRAVEKAVRGMLPRNSLGRQQLSKLKVYAGAEHPHAAQQPTPYTISQVAQ